Proteins from a single region of Acidianus ambivalens:
- a CDS encoding NAD(P)/FAD-dependent oxidoreductase — MIIIGAGGHGLSLAYHLVKKGVKGIILVEQGRIGYGSSSRNASRFRYHFYSKENIEFALEGIKYLISQKKKLKYNPLIYKTGYLWLLHDENLIENFKKLHSLWSSYSIGGKFLECREFEFLKVNRTCYFAPQDGAFHHDYILYSYYEEIKDKVDIKYAKVSKIMYNNGKITGIKLESGEEIKDDVVIVTAGAWSGELLKTANINLPIYPDRKEIFITEDVKFGIKPLVIDFKREIYFSHTLKGEIIGGIEKEDIGFKEFSISFLDSIEYLKRLREVVKGIEGIGILRGWSGYYEMTPDHSHVMGYGNDWPEGLFIDAGYSGHGMMFAPYAGKIMADLIADNKKNRFIQIFSPDRFNEEKLIEEKMVI, encoded by the coding sequence ATGATAATAATAGGAGCAGGAGGTCATGGGCTAAGTTTAGCTTATCATTTAGTTAAAAAAGGAGTTAAGGGTATAATTCTTGTTGAACAGGGTAGGATAGGTTATGGTTCCAGTAGTAGGAACGCTAGTAGATTCAGGTATCATTTCTATAGCAAAGAAAATATAGAGTTTGCATTAGAAGGGATAAAATATTTAATATCTCAAAAGAAAAAATTAAAATATAATCCTTTAATATATAAAACAGGATATTTATGGTTATTACATGATGAAAATCTAATAGAGAATTTTAAAAAATTACATTCTTTATGGTCTTCTTATTCCATTGGCGGAAAATTTCTAGAGTGCAGAGAGTTTGAGTTTCTTAAGGTGAACAGAACTTGCTATTTTGCTCCTCAAGATGGAGCATTTCATCACGATTATATACTTTATAGTTACTATGAAGAGATTAAGGATAAAGTAGATATAAAATATGCAAAAGTATCAAAAATCATGTATAATAATGGGAAAATTACAGGAATTAAACTAGAAAGTGGAGAGGAGATAAAAGATGATGTGGTAATAGTTACTGCAGGAGCTTGGTCAGGAGAATTACTAAAGACTGCTAACATAAACTTGCCTATATATCCAGATAGAAAAGAAATATTTATAACTGAAGATGTAAAATTTGGAATTAAACCACTGGTTATAGACTTTAAGAGGGAAATTTACTTCTCTCATACATTAAAAGGCGAAATAATAGGAGGTATAGAGAAGGAAGATATTGGGTTTAAGGAATTTTCAATATCATTCTTAGATTCAATAGAGTACTTAAAGAGACTAAGAGAAGTTGTTAAGGGAATAGAAGGTATAGGAATTCTAAGAGGATGGTCTGGATACTATGAAATGACTCCGGACCATTCTCATGTAATGGGTTATGGAAATGATTGGCCAGAAGGATTATTTATTGATGCAGGATATAGTGGTCACGGAATGATGTTTGCGCCTTATGCTGGGAAAATAATGGCAGATTTAATAGCTGATAATAAGAAAAATAGATTTATACAGATATTCTCTCCTGATAGATTTAATGAAGAAAAACTAATTGAGGAAAAGATGGTTATTTAA
- a CDS encoding (2Fe-2S)-binding protein: MKYIKSKKHKRYRFPKDCEEGLPYTEVIEDGKRIKVCENFEKYFHYGNHFSINFSSSIIHSKFLRSQFILNNIPRFLNLPEYYNESHEIKVEINEKIDEIIIGGGISGLSALENCKNCILISPNFDDEIFLDPLCKDCSLKDKIKSIIKNNSNKIVDGRFIGRFNEGLVFRLKDKYLVIRKPAKVILASGSRFLPPVFPGNDLPGIISRRMYLKFLNLFKNVVVIGSTDDAIRTALISKSKVILKKGTENFSKKYLELAENEGIDILKVKELKASRKGKKIVLYHDYGKEIVDAIVFAIVRQPRIEIANNLGIEYNYYYKLHIYLPIHNINGKVNDNYYVTGGMRGICNYELSFLSGKIIFNEAIDEFYTELKETYLYHYHSEGEEESSSISPYFFGNGYVCECEDIKLKDVEEQYKKGYRTVEEIKRTLGISTGYCQGKICSFLVGDYLNSNKLITFRSPLYSMW; the protein is encoded by the coding sequence ATGAAATACATCAAAAGTAAGAAGCACAAGAGATATAGATTTCCCAAAGATTGCGAGGAAGGCTTGCCTTATACTGAAGTGATAGAAGATGGCAAAAGAATTAAGGTATGTGAGAATTTTGAAAAGTATTTTCATTATGGTAATCATTTTTCAATAAATTTCAGTTCTTCTATAATACATAGTAAGTTTCTTAGAAGTCAATTTATACTAAATAATATTCCCAGATTTCTAAACTTACCTGAATACTACAATGAGAGCCATGAAATAAAGGTTGAGATAAACGAGAAAATTGACGAAATAATAATAGGCGGGGGAATTAGCGGACTTTCTGCTTTAGAAAATTGTAAAAATTGTATTTTAATATCTCCAAATTTTGATGACGAAATATTTTTAGATCCTCTATGTAAAGACTGCAGTTTAAAAGACAAAATTAAATCAATAATTAAAAATAACTCAAACAAAATAGTTGATGGTAGGTTTATTGGAAGGTTTAATGAAGGGCTAGTTTTTAGGCTAAAAGATAAATATCTAGTAATAAGAAAACCTGCTAAGGTTATCTTAGCCTCCGGTTCAAGATTCTTACCTCCAGTATTTCCTGGCAACGATTTACCTGGGATAATATCACGCAGGATGTATCTAAAATTCTTGAATTTATTTAAAAATGTAGTAGTTATAGGTTCTACTGACGATGCCATAAGAACCGCATTAATTTCTAAGTCAAAAGTAATCCTGAAAAAAGGTACAGAAAATTTCTCCAAAAAATATCTTGAATTGGCGGAAAATGAAGGAATAGACATTCTAAAAGTAAAGGAACTCAAGGCTTCAAGAAAAGGTAAGAAAATCGTGCTTTATCATGATTATGGGAAGGAAATTGTAGATGCTATAGTTTTTGCTATAGTTAGACAACCAAGAATTGAAATAGCTAATAATCTAGGAATTGAATACAATTATTACTATAAACTTCACATTTATCTTCCAATACATAATATAAATGGAAAAGTTAATGATAATTACTATGTGACAGGCGGGATGAGAGGGATTTGTAATTACGAGCTTTCATTCTTAAGTGGGAAAATAATATTTAATGAAGCTATAGACGAATTTTACACCGAACTAAAGGAGACCTATCTTTATCATTATCATAGTGAGGGAGAAGAAGAAAGCAGTAGTATTTCGCCTTATTTCTTTGGTAACGGTTACGTTTGCGAATGCGAGGACATTAAACTGAAAGATGTAGAGGAGCAGTATAAGAAAGGTTATAGAACTGTTGAGGAGATTAAAAGAACTCTAGGAATTTCTACAGGGTATTGCCAAGGAAAAATATGTAGCTTCCTAGTTGGAGATTATTTAAATAGCAATAAGCTGATAACTTTCAGATCTCCCTTATATTCGATGTGGTAA